The genomic window GCTTGTTTATAGATAGGGACTAAAGATTTATAAGTTTCTAATACAAAAGTATAAAAAGCTTCAGAATCTTTAAAAATTGGATTAGCGGCACTTAATCGCCTACCAACTAAAAACTCGCCTTTTTTACTATCTCTCCATCTGATAAGATTTTTCCTTAATTCACTTTCATCAATAGATTGTACGTTTTCTTTTGTATGATCGTATGAAACAACAAAATCAGAAGGTAATGATTGAATAACAGTCTTATTATCAATAAAACTTTGTGCCATTTCTTTTTCAAATTGTGGATTATCAATAAATGCTAACCAGATAAATAAATGAGAATGATAGAGGCCCAATTGAAAGTGTGGATATTTTTTATATCCTCTCTTATCTCCTCCAATTGCACACCAAGTATCTTGAGGTGGATTTTTAGTTCTTCTAAGGTGTTGTGCAATATGCACTGGTAAAGTTTCATCACCTAGCAATAAGCTCAAGTCTTTCGAAATATCTGTTCCAATTTTTTTAAATTTAGGTTGAATTTTTTTACGAATTTCATTCATTCTAGAATCTAATCCTTCAATAGCGAAAATATCAAAATCTTCTTGAGTAAAAACCACTACATTTTTCATTGCTTGATTCCTTTCTGTGCTTTTAACGTAGTACTTATATTCTTATATACCATGGTC from Carnobacterium iners includes these protein-coding regions:
- a CDS encoding YktB family protein, with amino-acid sequence MKNVVVFTQEDFDIFAIEGLDSRMNEIRKKIQPKFKKIGTDISKDLSLLLGDETLPVHIAQHLRRTKNPPQDTWCAIGGDKRGYKKYPHFQLGLYHSHLFIWLAFIDNPQFEKEMAQSFIDNKTVIQSLPSDFVVSYDHTKENVQSIDESELRKNLIRWRDSKKGEFLVGRRLSAANPIFKDSEAFYTFVLETYKSLVPIYKQAFQAYPN